A region of Pseudomonas sp. Marseille-Q3773 DNA encodes the following proteins:
- the queE gene encoding 7-carboxy-7-deazaguanine synthase QueE produces the protein MQDTLRITEVFYSLQGETRTAGLPTVFVRLTGCPLRCQYCDSAYAFNGGNLRTLDSLLEQVASYKPRYVCVTGGEPLAQPNALPLLQRLCDAGYEVSLETSGALDISGTDTRVSRVLDLKTPGSAESHRNRYENIELLTRNDQVKFVICSREDYDWAVSKLIQYNLAERAGEVLFSPSYHQVKASDLADWIVADNLPVRLQLQLHKLLWNDEPGR, from the coding sequence ATGCAAGACACATTACGCATCACCGAAGTCTTTTACTCTTTGCAGGGTGAAACGCGAACGGCTGGGTTGCCCACGGTATTCGTGCGCCTCACCGGTTGCCCCCTGCGCTGCCAGTACTGCGACAGTGCCTATGCCTTCAACGGCGGTAACCTTCGCACCCTTGATTCGCTCCTTGAGCAGGTCGCCAGCTACAAGCCGCGCTACGTCTGCGTCACCGGCGGCGAGCCATTGGCCCAGCCCAATGCCTTGCCGCTGTTGCAGCGCCTGTGTGACGCCGGTTACGAGGTTTCCTTGGAAACCAGCGGTGCGCTGGATATTTCCGGCACTGACACCCGTGTCAGCCGCGTGCTCGACCTGAAGACCCCAGGCTCCGCGGAGTCGCACCGTAACCGCTACGAGAACATCGAGCTGCTGACCCGCAACGACCAGGTCAAGTTCGTCATCTGTTCCCGTGAGGACTACGACTGGGCGGTTTCCAAGCTGATCCAGTACAACCTGGCCGAGCGTGCCGGTGAGGTACTGTTTTCGCCCAGCTACCACCAGGTGAAGGCCAGCGACCTGGCTGACTGGATCGTCGCCGACAACCTGCCTGTGCGTTTGCAGCTGCAACTGCACAAGTTGTTGTGGAACGACGAACCCGGACGTTGA
- the queC gene encoding 7-cyano-7-deazaguanine synthase QueC — MTDKRAVILLSGGLDSATVVAMAKAEGYSCYTMSFDYGQRHRAELNAAARVARDLGVVEHKVIGLNLDGIGGSALTDSSIDVPEAPSEGIPVTYVPARNTVFLSLALGWAEVLEARDIFIGVNAVDYSGYPDCRPEFVEAFERMANLATKAGVEGQGFRIQAPLQNMSKAQIVQAGIARGVDYSLTVSCYQADDDGRACGKCDSCRLRADGFKAAGVADPTRYF, encoded by the coding sequence ATGACCGACAAACGCGCAGTAATCCTGTTGTCCGGCGGCCTGGATTCGGCCACCGTGGTCGCCATGGCCAAGGCCGAAGGCTACAGCTGCTACACCATGAGCTTCGACTACGGCCAGCGTCACCGCGCCGAGCTGAACGCCGCTGCCCGGGTCGCCCGCGACCTGGGTGTGGTCGAGCACAAGGTGATTGGCCTGAACCTCGATGGTATTGGCGGCTCGGCATTGACCGATAGCAGCATCGACGTACCAGAAGCCCCGAGTGAAGGCATCCCGGTCACCTACGTGCCGGCGCGCAACACCGTGTTCCTGTCCCTGGCCCTGGGCTGGGCAGAAGTGCTTGAAGCCCGCGACATCTTCATTGGTGTCAATGCCGTGGATTATTCCGGCTACCCGGACTGCCGCCCCGAATTCGTCGAAGCCTTCGAGCGCATGGCCAACCTGGCGACCAAGGCCGGTGTCGAAGGGCAGGGCTTCCGCATCCAGGCACCGCTGCAGAACATGAGCAAGGCGCAGATCGTGCAGGCTGGCATCGCGCGTGGTGTGGACTACAGCCTGACCGTTTCCTGCTACCAGGCCGACGATGACGGCCGTGCCTGCGGTAAATGTGACAGCTGCCGTCTGCGTGCCGACGGCTTCAAGGCAGCCGGTGTGGCAGACCCGACGCGATATTTTTAA
- the pal gene encoding peptidoglycan-associated lipoprotein Pal: MEMLKFGKFAALALAMAVAVGCSSKGGDNAGEGAAVDPNAGYGANAGAVDGSLSEEAALRAITTFYFEYDSSDLKPEAMRALDVHAKDLKANGNRVVLEGNTDERGTREYNMALGERRAKAVQRYLVLQGVSPAQLELVSYGEERPVATGNDEQSWAQNRRVELRK; this comes from the coding sequence ATGGAAATGCTGAAGTTTGGTAAATTTGCTGCGCTGGCTCTGGCCATGGCCGTAGCTGTAGGTTGCTCCTCGAAGGGCGGTGACAACGCAGGCGAAGGCGCTGCTGTAGACCCGAACGCTGGCTACGGTGCCAACGCTGGTGCTGTTGACGGCTCCCTGAGCGAAGAAGCTGCTCTGCGCGCAATCACCACCTTCTACTTCGAATACGACAGCTCGGACCTGAAGCCAGAAGCCATGCGCGCTCTGGACGTTCACGCCAAGGACCTGAAAGCCAACGGCAACCGCGTTGTTCTGGAAGGTAACACCGACGAGCGCGGCACCCGCGAGTACAACATGGCTCTGGGTGAGCGTCGTGCCAAGGCCGTCCAGCGCTACCTGGTTCTGCAGGGCGTTTCCCCTGCTCAGCTGGAACTGGTTTCCTACGGTGAAGAGCGTCCGGTTGCCACTGGCAACGACGAGCAGTCCTGGGCTCAGAACCGTCGCGTAGAACTGCGTAAGTAA
- the ruvA gene encoding Holliday junction branch migration protein RuvA: protein MIGRLRGTLAEKQPPHLIIDVNGVGYELEVPMTTLYRLPKVGESVTVHTHLVVREDAHLLYGFAEKRERELFRELIRLNGVGPKLALALMSGLEVDELVRCVQAQDTSALVRVPGVGKKTAERLLVELKDRFKAWETSPAMFTLVSDGPLPVSSTSTAEADAVSALVSLGYKPQEASKAIAAIKDKAGLSSEELIRRSLKGMITK from the coding sequence GTGATTGGACGTTTGCGCGGCACCCTGGCGGAGAAACAGCCGCCGCACCTGATTATCGACGTCAATGGCGTGGGTTACGAGCTGGAAGTGCCCATGACCACGCTGTACCGTCTGCCCAAGGTGGGCGAAAGCGTCACCGTGCACACCCACCTGGTGGTGCGCGAAGACGCCCACCTGCTCTACGGTTTTGCCGAAAAGCGCGAGCGCGAGCTGTTCCGTGAGCTCATCCGCCTCAATGGCGTGGGGCCGAAGCTGGCGCTGGCGCTGATGTCCGGCCTGGAAGTCGACGAGCTGGTGCGCTGCGTGCAGGCCCAGGACACGTCGGCGCTGGTGCGCGTGCCCGGGGTCGGCAAGAAGACCGCCGAACGCCTGCTGGTCGAACTCAAGGACCGTTTCAAGGCCTGGGAAACCTCGCCGGCCATGTTCACCCTGGTTTCCGATGGGCCGTTGCCGGTCAGCAGCACCTCCACGGCCGAGGCGGATGCGGTCAGCGCCCTGGTCTCGCTGGGCTACAAGCCGCAGGAAGCCAGCAAGGCGATCGCGGCGATCAAGGACAAGGCTGGCCTGAGCAGTGAAGAGCTGATCCGTCGCAGCCTGAAAGGGATGATTACCAAGTGA
- the ruvC gene encoding crossover junction endodeoxyribonuclease RuvC: MTLILGIDPGSRITGYGVVRQTARGCEYVASGCIRTGSGELHERLQIVFRGVGEIIAQHGPVTMGIERVFMARNADSALKLGQARGAAIVAAAEAGLEIAEYSATQVKQAVAGTGGANKEQVMMMVMHLLKLTQKPQIDASDALAIALCHAHTRSSLVPHGLATARRRGGRLRL; encoded by the coding sequence ATGACTCTGATTCTTGGTATCGACCCCGGCTCGCGCATCACCGGTTATGGCGTGGTGCGCCAGACCGCCCGCGGTTGCGAGTACGTGGCGTCGGGCTGCATTCGCACCGGCAGCGGCGAGCTGCATGAGCGGTTGCAGATCGTTTTCCGTGGCGTGGGCGAAATCATCGCCCAGCACGGGCCGGTGACCATGGGCATCGAGCGGGTGTTCATGGCGCGTAACGCCGACTCGGCGCTGAAGCTAGGCCAGGCCCGTGGCGCGGCCATCGTCGCTGCCGCCGAAGCCGGCCTGGAAATCGCCGAATACAGTGCCACCCAGGTCAAGCAGGCCGTAGCCGGCACCGGCGGGGCCAACAAGGAACAGGTGATGATGATGGTCATGCACCTGCTGAAACTGACGCAAAAGCCGCAGATCGACGCCTCCGACGCCCTGGCCATCGCCCTGTGCCACGCGCATACCCGCTCCAGCCTGGTGCCGCATGGCCTGGCCACGGCGCGGCGACGCGGCGGGCGCTTGCGTCTGTAG
- the tolR gene encoding protein TolR, translated as MARVRHKRKPVAEMNVVPYIDVMLVLLVIFMVTAPMLNQGVKVDLPKVSSEALPQDNNVQILTISIKADKTYYWNLGSEVDTDKQMDKAMTLPAMTDAVTKIIAAGRDQGKQTQVFIRGDKAVDYGAVMGAMGGLQKAGVGNVGLITEAP; from the coding sequence ATGGCCCGAGTTCGCCACAAACGCAAGCCCGTCGCCGAGATGAACGTGGTGCCCTACATCGACGTGATGCTGGTGCTGCTGGTCATCTTCATGGTGACGGCGCCGATGCTCAACCAGGGCGTCAAGGTCGACCTGCCCAAGGTTTCCAGCGAAGCCTTGCCGCAGGACAACAACGTCCAGATCCTCACCATCTCCATCAAGGCCGACAAGACCTATTACTGGAACCTCGGCAGCGAAGTCGATACCGACAAGCAGATGGACAAGGCCATGACCTTGCCTGCAATGACCGACGCCGTGACCAAGATCATTGCCGCCGGCCGTGACCAGGGCAAGCAGACCCAGGTGTTCATTCGTGGCGACAAGGCTGTCGACTATGGCGCGGTCATGGGTGCCATGGGCGGGTTGCAGAAGGCCGGTGTCGGTAACGTTGGCCTGATTACCGAGGCGCCCTGA
- the tolB gene encoding Tol-Pal system beta propeller repeat protein TolB, with protein MLCCVAGMAVAEEKNILVTSGSDRATPIAVVPFGLQGGSVLPEDMADIIGNDLRNSGYYSPIPRQNMISQPSQASEVIFRDWKALGAQYVMVGSIVPSGGRLQVQYALFNVATEQQVLTGSVAGSVDQLRDMAHYISDQSFEKLTGIKGAFSTRMLYVTAERFSTNNTRYTLQRSDYDGARAVTLLQSREPILSPRFAPDGKRIAYVSFEQKRPRIFIQHIDTGRREQVTNFEGLNGAPAWSPDGTRLAFVLSKDGNPDIYVMNVASRQISRVTAGPGINTEPFWGKDGNTLYFTSDRGGKPQIYKQSVGGGGAERVTFVGNYNANPKLSADEKTLVMIHRQQGFTNFKVAAQDLQRGSVKILSETSLDESPTVAPNGTMLIYATRQQGRGVLMLVSLNGRVRLPLPTAQGEVREPSWSPYLN; from the coding sequence ATGCTGTGCTGCGTGGCAGGCATGGCCGTGGCAGAGGAAAAGAACATCCTGGTCACCAGCGGCAGCGACCGGGCCACCCCCATCGCGGTAGTGCCGTTCGGTCTGCAGGGCGGCAGCGTGCTGCCGGAAGACATGGCCGACATCATCGGCAACGACCTGCGCAACTCTGGCTACTACTCGCCGATTCCGCGGCAGAACATGATCAGCCAGCCGTCGCAGGCGAGCGAAGTGATCTTCCGCGACTGGAAAGCGCTGGGCGCGCAGTATGTGATGGTCGGCAGCATCGTACCGTCGGGCGGTCGCCTGCAGGTGCAGTACGCGCTGTTCAACGTCGCCACCGAGCAGCAAGTGCTGACCGGCAGCGTGGCGGGCAGTGTCGACCAGCTGCGCGACATGGCCCACTACATTTCCGACCAGTCGTTCGAGAAGCTCACCGGCATCAAGGGTGCGTTCTCCACCCGCATGCTGTACGTGACGGCCGAGCGTTTCTCCACCAACAACACCCGCTACACCCTGCAGCGTTCGGACTACGACGGTGCACGTGCAGTTACCCTGCTGCAATCGCGTGAACCGATCCTGTCGCCACGCTTTGCGCCGGATGGCAAGCGTATCGCCTATGTCTCGTTCGAGCAGAAGCGCCCACGCATCTTCATCCAGCACATCGACACCGGCCGCCGCGAGCAGGTCACCAACTTCGAGGGCCTGAACGGTGCGCCAGCCTGGTCGCCGGACGGTACTCGCCTGGCGTTCGTGCTGTCGAAGGACGGCAACCCGGACATCTACGTGATGAACGTGGCGTCGCGCCAGATCAGCCGCGTCACTGCTGGCCCGGGCATCAACACCGAACCGTTCTGGGGCAAGGACGGCAACACCCTGTACTTCACCTCCGACCGTGGCGGCAAGCCGCAGATCTACAAGCAGTCGGTCGGTGGCGGTGGCGCCGAGCGTGTAACCTTCGTCGGTAACTACAACGCCAACCCGAAACTGTCGGCTGACGAAAAGACCCTGGTGATGATCCATCGCCAGCAGGGCTTCACCAACTTCAAGGTGGCGGCCCAGGATTTGCAGCGCGGAAGTGTAAAGATTCTCTCCGAGACAAGTCTTGATGAGTCTCCCACTGTTGCGCCAAACGGCACCATGCTAATCTACGCCACCCGCCAGCAGGGCCGGGGAGTCTTGATGCTCGTGTCGCTTAATGGACGCGTGAGGCTCCCACTTCCTACCGCTCAAGGCGAAGTCAGAGAACCGTCCTGGTCCCCTTACCTGAACTGA
- the ybgF gene encoding tol-pal system protein YbgF, which translates to MRMGRRVVTVLALSLPLAAWAEVPVVDDNAGSYPPAGYGTSGAYAGSGASAPASAQGQLFMQLQQMQDQLSRQQGIIEELQNDVSRMKQENLERYQDLDRRINSGAAPAATPDNSSGGGVSNAAPDAAAGAAAQQPAASSEPGDPAKEKLYYDAAFDLIKQKDFDKASQAFGAFLRKYPNSQYAGNAQYWLGEVNLAKGDLPAASQAFAQVSQKYPKHSKVPDSLYKLADVERRMGHTDKVKGILQQVISQYPGTSAAQLAQRDLQKL; encoded by the coding sequence ATGCGTATGGGCCGCCGTGTAGTAACCGTCCTCGCACTCAGCCTGCCGCTCGCGGCCTGGGCTGAGGTTCCTGTAGTTGATGACAACGCAGGCAGTTATCCGCCTGCGGGTTATGGCACGAGCGGCGCCTATGCCGGGTCAGGGGCTTCGGCCCCTGCCTCTGCACAGGGCCAGCTGTTCATGCAGCTGCAACAGATGCAGGATCAGCTTTCCCGCCAGCAAGGCATCATCGAAGAGCTGCAGAACGATGTGTCGCGCATGAAGCAGGAAAACCTGGAGCGTTACCAGGACCTGGACCGTCGCATCAACAGTGGCGCCGCGCCTGCCGCGACCCCTGACAATTCCTCCGGTGGTGGTGTCTCGAATGCCGCCCCCGATGCAGCAGCGGGTGCTGCTGCACAACAACCGGCCGCCAGTAGCGAGCCCGGTGATCCGGCGAAAGAAAAGCTCTACTACGATGCCGCTTTCGACCTGATCAAGCAGAAAGACTTCGACAAGGCCAGCCAGGCCTTCGGCGCCTTCCTGCGCAAGTACCCCAACAGTCAGTACGCCGGCAATGCCCAGTACTGGCTGGGTGAGGTCAATCTGGCCAAGGGCGACCTGCCCGCCGCCAGCCAGGCCTTCGCCCAGGTCAGCCAGAAGTATCCGAAGCACAGCAAGGTGCCGGATTCGCTGTACAAGCTGGCTGACGTCGAACGCCGCATGGGGCACACCGACAAGGTCAAGGGCATTCTGCAGCAGGTCATCAGCCAGTACCCCGGCACTTCTGCCGCGCAGCTGGCCCAACGTGACCTGCAGAAGCTCTGA
- the ybgC gene encoding tol-pal system-associated acyl-CoA thioesterase produces MRAQNGLEPFAHRCRVYYEDTDAGGVVYYVNYLKFMERARTERLRHLGFSQAQLAGENLLFVVHSSEARYHAPARLDDELRVTAHVTELNRASLRFVQQVWREKDETLLCEGQFLVAAVRADTFKPRAIPPELRDAFAADGSGNQSNAGE; encoded by the coding sequence ATGCGCGCGCAAAATGGCCTGGAACCGTTCGCACACCGTTGTCGCGTCTATTACGAAGATACCGATGCCGGTGGCGTGGTGTATTACGTCAACTACCTGAAATTCATGGAGCGTGCGCGCACCGAGCGTCTGCGCCACCTGGGCTTTTCCCAGGCGCAGCTGGCCGGGGAAAACCTGTTGTTCGTGGTCCATTCCAGCGAAGCGCGTTACCACGCGCCGGCGCGCCTGGACGACGAGCTGCGGGTCACCGCGCACGTGACTGAACTCAATCGCGCCAGCCTGCGCTTCGTGCAGCAGGTCTGGCGGGAAAAGGATGAAACGCTGCTCTGCGAAGGGCAGTTCCTGGTGGCCGCCGTGCGCGCCGACACTTTCAAACCCCGAGCCATACCCCCGGAGCTGCGCGACGCCTTTGCGGCGGACGGCTCGGGTAATCAATCGAACGCAGGAGAATAA
- the tolA gene encoding cell envelope integrity protein TolA: MQQREPSASESYFWPSVWAIGLHVLVFALLFVSFAMTPELPPSKPIVQATLYQLKSKSQATTQTNQKIAGEAKKTASRQTEVEQLEQKKIEQEAVKAAEQKKADAAQKAEEAREAAEAKKAEAAAEAAKAAEAKKAAEAKKAEEAKKAAEKQQADIAKKKAEEEAKKKAEEEAKKEAAEEAKKQAAEDAKKKAAEEAKKKAAEDAKKKAAAEEAKKKAAEEAKKKAAADAQKKKAQEAARKAAEDKKAQALAELLSDTTERQQALADEQGDQVAGDFDDLIRLRAAEGWARPPSARKGMTVVLQINMLPDGTITNVSVARSSGDGPYDSSAVAAVKNIGRLTEMQGMKPSDFNQYRSFKMTFTPEDLAL, encoded by the coding sequence ATGCAACAGCGAGAGCCATCCGCCTCGGAAAGCTACTTCTGGCCCAGTGTCTGGGCCATCGGCCTGCATGTGCTGGTGTTCGCCCTGCTGTTCGTCAGTTTTGCCATGACGCCCGAGCTGCCGCCCTCCAAGCCGATCGTCCAGGCTACCCTGTACCAGCTCAAGTCCAAGAGCCAGGCGACCACCCAGACCAATCAGAAGATTGCCGGGGAAGCGAAGAAGACCGCTTCGCGCCAGACTGAGGTCGAACAGCTGGAACAGAAGAAGATCGAGCAGGAGGCCGTGAAGGCCGCGGAACAAAAGAAAGCCGACGCCGCTCAAAAGGCCGAAGAGGCCCGCGAGGCTGCTGAAGCCAAGAAAGCCGAGGCCGCCGCCGAAGCCGCCAAGGCTGCCGAGGCCAAGAAAGCCGCCGAAGCCAAGAAGGCCGAGGAGGCGAAGAAGGCCGCCGAGAAGCAACAGGCCGACATCGCCAAGAAGAAGGCCGAGGAAGAAGCCAAGAAAAAAGCCGAAGAAGAGGCCAAGAAAGAGGCCGCTGAAGAGGCGAAGAAACAAGCCGCCGAGGACGCCAAGAAAAAGGCGGCCGAAGAGGCCAAGAAGAAAGCAGCCGAGGACGCCAAGAAGAAAGCGGCGGCCGAGGAAGCGAAGAAAAAGGCAGCTGAAGAGGCCAAGAAGAAGGCCGCTGCAGACGCCCAGAAGAAAAAGGCACAGGAAGCGGCCCGCAAGGCGGCGGAAGACAAGAAAGCCCAGGCCCTGGCCGAGCTGTTGTCCGACACCACCGAACGGCAGCAGGCGCTGGCCGACGAGCAGGGTGACCAGGTGGCCGGCGACTTCGACGACCTGATCCGTTTGCGCGCGGCCGAGGGCTGGGCACGTCCGCCTTCCGCGCGCAAGGGCATGACGGTGGTCCTGCAGATCAACATGTTGCCGGACGGTACCATCACCAACGTCAGCGTGGCCCGTTCCAGTGGTGACGGCCCGTACGACAGTTCGGCGGTGGCTGCGGTGAAGAACATCGGTCGCCTGACCGAAATGCAGGGTATGAAGCCGAGCGATTTCAACCAATATCGTTCGTTCAAGATGACATTTACACCTGAGGATCTAGCGTTGTGA
- the tolQ gene encoding protein TolQ, whose translation MEANVVDHTSMWSLVSNASVVVQLVMLTLVAASVTSWIMIFQRSTMLRAGRRALDAFEERFWSGIDLSKLYRQAGSNPDPDSGVEQVFRAGFKEFSRLRQQPGVDPDAVMEGVARAMRVAISREEEKLEQSLPFLATVGSTSPYIGLFGTVWGIMNSFRGLASAQQATLATVAPGIAEALIATAIGLFAAIPAVIAYNRFSARSEVLIGRYYTFADEFQAILHRKVHTSEE comes from the coding sequence GTGGAAGCTAACGTCGTCGACCATACCTCCATGTGGAGTCTGGTCAGCAATGCCAGCGTGGTGGTACAGCTGGTAATGCTGACCCTGGTGGCCGCCTCGGTCACATCATGGATCATGATTTTCCAGCGCAGCACCATGCTGCGCGCCGGTCGTCGTGCGCTGGATGCCTTCGAGGAGCGCTTCTGGTCGGGCATCGACCTGTCCAAGCTGTATCGCCAGGCAGGCAGCAACCCGGACCCGGATTCCGGTGTCGAGCAGGTGTTCCGTGCCGGTTTCAAGGAATTCTCGCGCCTGCGCCAGCAGCCGGGGGTTGACCCGGACGCGGTCATGGAGGGCGTTGCCCGGGCCATGCGCGTGGCCATCTCGCGCGAGGAAGAAAAACTCGAGCAGAGCCTGCCGTTCCTCGCCACCGTCGGTTCGACCAGCCCGTACATCGGCCTGTTCGGTACCGTGTGGGGCATCATGAACTCCTTCCGCGGCCTGGCCAGCGCCCAGCAGGCCACCCTGGCCACGGTCGCCCCGGGTATCGCCGAAGCGCTGATCGCCACTGCCATCGGCCTGTTCGCGGCAATCCCGGCGGTCATCGCCTACAACCGCTTCTCGGCCCGCAGTGAAGTGCTGATCGGTCGTTACTACACCTTCGCCGACGAGTTCCAGGCGATCCTGCACCGCAAAGTGCACACCAGCGAAGAGTAA
- a CDS encoding cation transporter, translating to MQTATRSTFFDITSEQGLLRTSIAVTLFIALIGIAFGLASGSFSIVFDGVYSLVDASMSGLSLVVVRLITAHTTSVQMSRKLRERFTMGFWHLEPMVLALNGILLSSVAIYALINAVSSLLQGGRHLEFGIAMVYALLTVIACVTIAVVEARANRKLGSDFVRMDVKGWVMSASITAALLIAFCFGYAVQGTQWEWVSPYIDPAVLALVCLVIVPLPMAVVRQALSEIFLVTPGDLKLHVDEVAKAFVARHGLQSYRAYVAKVGRSREIELYFIVPKSMAAKSIDEWDAWRNEIGDAVGGEGPDRWLTVVFTGDPEWAE from the coding sequence ATGCAAACCGCAACCAGATCCACCTTCTTCGACATCACCAGCGAGCAGGGCCTGCTACGTACCTCGATCGCCGTGACCCTGTTCATCGCCCTTATCGGCATCGCCTTCGGCCTGGCCTCTGGCTCGTTCTCCATCGTCTTCGATGGCGTCTACTCGCTGGTCGACGCCAGCATGAGCGGGCTGTCACTGGTGGTGGTCAGGCTGATCACCGCGCACACCACCAGCGTGCAGATGTCGCGCAAGCTGCGCGAGCGCTTCACCATGGGTTTCTGGCACCTTGAGCCGATGGTGCTGGCGCTCAATGGCATCCTCCTGAGCAGCGTGGCCATCTATGCACTGATCAACGCCGTCAGCAGCCTGCTGCAAGGCGGGCGCCACCTGGAGTTCGGCATCGCCATGGTCTACGCGCTGCTGACCGTCATCGCCTGCGTGACCATCGCCGTGGTCGAGGCCCGCGCCAACCGTAAGCTGGGCTCGGATTTCGTGCGCATGGACGTCAAAGGCTGGGTAATGTCGGCCAGTATTACCGCCGCGCTGCTGATTGCCTTCTGCTTTGGCTACGCCGTGCAAGGCACGCAATGGGAGTGGGTGTCGCCGTACATCGACCCGGCGGTGCTGGCGCTGGTGTGCCTGGTGATCGTGCCGTTGCCGATGGCGGTGGTGCGCCAGGCGCTTTCGGAAATCTTCCTGGTAACACCGGGCGACCTCAAGCTGCATGTGGATGAAGTGGCCAAGGCCTTCGTCGCCCGCCACGGGCTGCAGTCGTACCGCGCCTATGTGGCCAAGGTCGGGCGCTCGCGGGAAATCGAACTGTACTTCATCGTGCCGAAGAGCATGGCAGCGAAAAGCATCGATGAATGGGATGCGTGGCGCAACGAGATCGGGGATGCGGTGGGCGGCGAAGGGCCGGACCGCTGGCTGACGGTGGTGTTTACCGGCGACCCGGAGTGGGCCGAATGA
- the ruvB gene encoding Holliday junction branch migration DNA helicase RuvB gives MIEADRLIAASGRDREEVQDRAIRPLRLDEYIGQPVVREQMALFIQAARGRSESLDHTLIFGPPGLGKTTLANIIAQEMGVSVKSTSGPILERPGDLAAMLTNLEPHDVLFIDEIHRLSPVVEEVLYPAMEDFQLDIMIGEGPAARSIKLDLPPFTLVGATTRAGMLTNPLRDRFGIVQRLEFYSDRDLATIVSRSAGILGLAIEDQGAYEIARRARGTPRIANRLLRRVRDYAEVRGKGQITKAVADMALNLLDVDERGFDHSDRRLLLTMIEKFDGGPVGVDNLAAAISEERHTIEDVLEPYLIQQGYIMRTPRGRVVTRHAYLHFGLNVPGRLGEGGDFSETGDD, from the coding sequence GTGATCGAAGCCGACCGCCTGATCGCCGCCAGTGGCCGCGACCGTGAAGAAGTCCAGGACCGTGCGATCCGCCCGCTGCGGCTGGACGAGTACATCGGCCAGCCGGTGGTACGCGAGCAGATGGCGCTGTTCATCCAGGCCGCCCGTGGCCGCAGCGAGTCACTTGACCATACCCTGATCTTCGGCCCGCCGGGCCTTGGCAAGACCACCCTGGCCAACATCATCGCCCAGGAAATGGGCGTGTCGGTCAAGAGCACTTCGGGGCCGATCCTTGAGCGTCCGGGCGACCTGGCGGCCATGCTGACCAACCTCGAGCCGCACGACGTGCTGTTCATCGACGAGATCCACCGGCTGTCACCGGTCGTCGAAGAAGTGCTGTACCCGGCCATGGAAGACTTTCAGCTGGACATCATGATCGGCGAAGGGCCCGCGGCCCGCTCGATCAAGCTCGACCTGCCACCGTTCACTCTGGTCGGGGCCACCACCCGTGCCGGCATGCTGACCAACCCGCTGCGTGACCGCTTCGGTATCGTCCAACGCCTGGAGTTCTACAGCGACAGGGACCTGGCCACCATTGTCAGTCGCTCGGCCGGCATCCTCGGCCTGGCCATCGAGGACCAGGGCGCCTACGAGATCGCCCGCCGGGCCCGTGGCACGCCGCGTATTGCCAACCGCCTGCTGCGCCGGGTGCGCGACTACGCCGAGGTGCGCGGCAAGGGTCAGATCACCAAGGCCGTGGCCGACATGGCGCTCAACCTGCTGGACGTCGACGAGCGTGGTTTCGACCATTCCGACCGTCGATTGCTGCTGACCATGATCGAGAAGTTCGACGGCGGCCCCGTGGGGGTGGACAACCTGGCTGCCGCCATCAGCGAAGAGCGCCACACCATCGAGGATGTGCTCGAACCGTACCTGATCCAGCAAGGCTACATCATGCGTACCCCGCGTGGCCGCGTGGTCACCCGGCATGCCTACCTGCACTTCGGCCTGAATGTGCCCGGGCGCCTGGGGGAGGGTGGGGATTTTTCCGAAACGGGCGATGACTGA